The sequence GTGGAACTCGTGTTTGTCACGGCCTGCGCGACCACGACCGCCACGGTGACCGGCGCCGCGCCGGTTCTTGTGTGTCCCGCCGCCGTGGGTGCGCGAGCCGCGCTGGCGATTTTTCTTGCTCGTCATCGCATGGCCTCCAGCAGTTCGTCTATCTGCTCGGTCGAGTGCTGGCCCAGCTGGCCGCTCTCGATGGTCGGGTGCTTGACGCCGTCGTGGCCGCTACGCGGCGGGTGCAGCCGAATCGACGGGGCGAGCCCCGCGTCGCGGAGCGTCGCCTCGTCGTCGACCAGCGCCGCCGCCAGCGCGTCGATGTCGGCGTAGTCGGTGTTCTCGGCCACCCACTCGTCGTCGATATCGGCCGCGCCCTCGAGGGGTTCGGCGCGTCGACGGATGAGCGTCGCGACGACGTCGGCCGACGGTTCGCCGTGGGCGACGTAGTCGTTGACCTTCGTGATCATGCCGCGGTAGGCGTCCGTCTCGGGCACCAGCGTACACTGGTTGACGGCGTGCAGGTTGAGCATTTCGAGCGTGTCCTGCACCTCGCCGGAGATGTTCACCTCACCGCGAATCTGGACGAGTGCTTCCATTACTCGTTCACCTCAGTTTCGCGCTGCTTGCGGCGCGCCCGACGGGGCGTCCGCGACTGCGAAGCGTTCTGGAGCGCGTTGTACGTCGCTTTCGCGAGGTTGACCGTCGTCCGGGTGTTCCCGGTCGACTTCGTCCACGCGTCCTGGACGCCGGCGAGTTCGAGGATGTTACGGACGGTCGGTGCCGCGGCCAGTCCCAGCCCCTGCGGGGCGGGGATGACCTCGACGGTCACCGAACCGGCCTTGCCCGTCGCCTTCCGCGTCAGGGAGTTCACGCCGCCTGCGCGGTCCTCCCAGGACCCGGAGCCACGGTCGACCTCGATGATGTTCAGCTTGGCCACGTCGATGGCCTTCTGGATAGCCGAGCCGACTTGGTCGTCGCGGCCCTCGGCGTAGCCGAGGTAGCCGTCGCGGTTACCCACTGCGACGACACACCGGAACTTCAC is a genomic window of Haloplanus vescus containing:
- the rpmD gene encoding 50S ribosomal protein L30, encoding MEALVQIRGEVNISGEVQDTLEMLNLHAVNQCTLVPETDAYRGMITKVNDYVAHGEPSADVVATLIRRRAEPLEGAADIDDEWVAENTDYADIDALAAALVDDEATLRDAGLAPSIRLHPPRSGHDGVKHPTIESGQLGQHSTEQIDELLEAMR
- a CDS encoding 30S ribosomal protein S5, translating into MSSNDYGDGWEPRTRLGRKVQDGDITSMKAALESGLPLKEAELVDQLLPGLDDEVLDINMVQRMTDSGRRVKFRCVVAVGNRDGYLGYAEGRDDQVGSAIQKAIDVAKLNIIEVDRGSGSWEDRAGGVNSLTRKATGKAGSVTVEVIPAPQGLGLAAAPTVRNILELAGVQDAWTKSTGNTRTTVNLAKATYNALQNASQSRTPRRARRKQRETEVNE